A genome region from Arachis duranensis cultivar V14167 chromosome 8, aradu.V14167.gnm2.J7QH, whole genome shotgun sequence includes the following:
- the LOC107461210 gene encoding growth-regulating factor 1 produces the protein MDLGAVGLDGLVGGSIGCSDGETKHKWYGSGLLKQERSGGGNTNNEDDDEYWRSNKVAKTSMNGERNSSSSLLRSNATLFSDVSGNQQQQQMLSFSSPYHYLPLSRNTGCHSWGSNSMHGNGNGIGMRGAFTPSQWMELEQQALIYKYITANVPVPSHLLIPIKKALHSAGFSHFFRPSAVGWAGFHLGFSNSTDPEPGRCRRTDGKKWRCSRDAVVDQKYCERHMNRGRHRSRKPVEGHNGHALTGTTTSSTTKNVVPGNTPPPPPSNTLTYSSPPNTISRMFMTTTTTNNNKESNGSERIPEAEDSLPMLPPTLELKPKENPFIIPKHQIPYQQESSRNNEFGLVTSDSLLNPSQKTTTTTLTDRETDSHHSLRHFIDDWPKSQTHRSALSSWPESERTELSISIPMTTTSNDFMSSTSSPTNDKLTLSPLRLSRELDPIQMGLGVGNNALSDSSNSSRQANWIPITWESSMGGPLGEVLNLSTNNNNGSDNQCGKNNNSSSALNLMSDGWDNTNSPPLGSSPTGVLQKTAFGSLSNSSAGSSPRAENKTQEGSSLCNDLLMPAL, from the exons atggatCTTGGGGCAGTGGGTTTGGATGGGTTGGTGGGTGGTTCTATTGGGTGTTCAGATGGTGAGACAAAGCACAAGTGGTACGGATCTGGGTTGTTGAAGCAGGAGAGATCTGGCGGTGGCAACACAAACAacgaagatgatgatgaatatTGGAGGAGCAACAAAGTGGCTAAGACTAGTATGAATGGCGAGAGGAACTCGTCATCAAGCTTGCTGAGATCCAATGCAACTCTCTTCTCTGATGTTAGTGGCAACCAGCAGCAGCAACAAATGCTAAGTTTCTCTTCACCATATCATTACCTTCCCTTATCAAGAAATACAG GTTGTCACAGTTGGGGAAGCAATAGCATGCATGGGAATGGGAATGGGATTGGGATGAGAGGGGCATTCACTCCATCACAGTGGATGGAGCTAGAACAGCAGGCCCTGATCTACAAGTATATAACCGCTAATGTCCCTGTCCCATCTCATCTTCTTATTCCCATCAAGAAAGCCCTTCATTCTGCTGGCTTCTCTCACTTCTTCAGGCCCAGTGCAGTGGGCTGGGCTGGGTTCCATCTGGGCTTCTCTAACAGCACCGATCCCGAGCCAGGCAGGTGCCGGAGAACAGATGGCAAGAAATGGCGTTGCTCCCGAGATGCCGTTGTCGACCAGAAGTATTGTGAGCGGCACATGAACAGAGGACGCCATCGTTCAAGAAAGCCTGTGGAAGGCCACAATGGCCATGCCCTCACCGGGACAACCACCTCCTCCACCACCAAGAATGTGGTGCCCGGAAacactcctcctcctcctccttccaaCACCCTCACCTATTCTTCACCTCCTAATACCATCAGCAG GATGTTTAtgactactactactactaataataataaggagaGTAATGGTAGTGAGAGAATCCCAGAAGCTGAAGATTCACTTCCAATGCTGCCACCAACTCTTGAGCTGAAACCAAAGGAAAACCCTTTCATCATTCCCAAACACCAAATCCCATACCAACAGGAATCTTCAAGGAATAATGAGTTTGGTCTTGTCACTTCTGATTCCTTACTGAACCCTTCCCAGAAGACCACCACAACAACCTTAACAGACAGGGAAACTGATTCCCATCATTCCCTCAGGCATTTCATTGACGACTGGCCCAAATCCCAGACCCACCGCTCTGCCTTGTCGTCGTGGCCGGAGTCCGAGAGGACCGAGCTCTCGATTTCCATCCCCATGACAACAACCTCCAATGACTTCATGTCGTCCACCTCCTCTCCCACCAATGACAAGCTCACTCTGTCACCCCTGCGTCTATCAAGGGAGCTAGACCCGATTCAAATGGGTTTGGGAGTGGGAAACAATGCTTTAAGTGATTCATCAAACTCATCAAGGCAAGCTAACTGGATTCCAATCACTTGGGAGAGTTCAATGGGTGGTCCTCTTGGAGAAGTTCTGAATCTCAGCactaacaacaacaatggaagTGATAATCAATGTGGCAAGAACAACAATTCGTCCTCAGCACTTAACCTCATGAGTGATGGGTGGGATAATACTAATAGCCCTCCATTAGGGTCTTCTCCCACTGGGGTTCTGCAGAAGACAGCCTTTGGATCTTTATCAAATAGCAGTGCTGGGAGCAGCCCAAGGGCAGAGAATAAAACACAAGAAGGTTCAAGCTTGTGCAATGATCTTCTAATGCCTGCATTGTAA